The Clostridium sp. DL-VIII DNA window TAATCAAACTTTTTAAATATATTTTTTCCAGTATCTTTTAATAAAATCAATGCCATAAATGTTCCTATTATGCCTATTGGAACATTTATATAAAATATTATTCTCCAATCAAGCTTCTCAATGATATATCCTCCAAGGGTTGGTCCTATTGCTGGGGCTGATAATGCCGCTATTCCCCATACTCCTATTGCAGTTCCTCTCTCCTTAGCTGGAATCGCCTGCATCATCATCGTCATACTCACAGGCATTATCATACCTCCTCCTAAAGCCTGTATAATTCGAAATACTATCATAGCTCCATTGCTCCAAGAGAGACCACATAAGAATGATCCCATAGTGAAAGTTGCAATAGCAAATACAAATGATTTCTTTGTTCCAAAAATTTCACTAATATATCCAGTAACCGGCACTACAGCACCTAAAGTAAGTGTGTAGGCTGTTAATATCCATTTAACATCCTCTAATGATGCACCGAATACTGACATTATTTTAGGAATTGCTATATTAACAATACTAGTATCTAATGAAGCCATAAAAGAGCCTATTATTAACACAGTTATCATGGACCATTTATTAGAAGTGTCTTTTGTTTTCTCCTCCATAATATTGCCCTCCATTATCTTATATGAATTTTAATAACTGCATTAGTACCCGGCAGCAACTCATTATCAGCTTTATCAATTTCAATCTTGACTGGAATTTTTTGAACTACTTTTGTAAATGTGCCACTGGCTGACGATGGAAGAATTGAGAATGTAGAGTTTGCCGCTTCCCCTACATAATTTACTTTTCCTTTAAATAATTTTCCTTCAATTTGATCTATTGAAATATCTACAGGTTGTCCTTCTTTTATTCTTCCTAATTTAGTTTCCTCTATATTTGCAGTAATATATAACTTTTGTGGATCAACAATCATTGCAATAGATTGTCCTGCTGCTTCAATCTCCCCTATATTTCCAACCTTTTTAATGATAATGCCACTAATTGGTGCTCTTATTATGGATTGATCTACGCTTGAGTCTGGAAGGCTTCCCATTTCTTGTCTGCCTAAAATTTGATCTTGCAATACCCTATCTCCCTCCTCTATATTGAATTCAAGAAGTTTTCCTGAAATCTGTGGACTCACCTTAATAATATCTCCTGTAACTCTTGCATCGTCTGTTGTAACAAAATAAGCATTGTTATACCAATAATAATATCCTATACCTATAAGTGTTAGCAGCATAACTGCAAATACAGCAATCATTAATATCTTACGCTTTCTATTCATCTAATTTTCACCTCCTATTCTTCTATTCCTACTTCAGCAAACATTCCTGGCTTTAAAAGTGGATTTTTCTCTTTAAATAAGACTTTTACCAAAACACTTTTATTTTTAGAATCTATTACTGGATCTATCACTGATATTTCTCCATCAAATTCTTTGTCTGGTACTTCTGAAATTTTAATCTTGACTTCCTGATTAACAGATATTTTATTAATATCTGTTGAAGGTACATATGAATTTACTATGATGGTATCTAAATTAACAATTGATAATAATATAGTTCCAGCTGTAGCTAATTCCCCTTCATTAATATTCTTAGCAGTAATAACTCCAGATATAGGAGACTTGATTACTCCATTTTCTAATTGAACTTGTGCTGTATTTAAAGCTGCTTGTGCACTTTTTACTTGTGATTCTGCAATTGCTATACTTTCAGATGTTTCACCTTTATTTAACATATCTAAAGCTGCTTGTGCTGATTTATACGTAGCTTCTGCTGTTACTAAAGCTGTTTCACTTTGCTCAAGTGCTGACTTAGACATTCCTTTTGCATCGAAAATAACTTTATTTCTTTCATTAGTAGTTTTAACATTCTCATAATTTGCTTTAGCACTTTCAACCGCTGCCTCAGCTTCTTCTATTTGCTCGGGCCTTGACCCACTTTTAACCTTATTTAAATTTGCTTGAGCTACCTCTACTGCTGCCTGGGCCTGCTGAGCTTCAGCTTCCATATCCTTAGAATCCAAAGTAATTATTGAATCACCTTCACTTACTGCATCACCAACATCAACATTCATACTCGAAACTCTTGCATTAATTTTGGATGTTATGGCTGCACTTTCATCTGCTTCAACTTTACCTGACATAAAATAATTTATCTTCTGATCTGGAATAATAGCGGTTTCATCAATAGTTGTATTGTTATTTTTATTATTACTACATCCACTTATATTTGAAGTAACTAATAACATCAAAACCATTATCCATAAAATACATTTTTTCATATTATTTTGCTCCTTTAATTATTATTAATCCTTCCTACAAGCTATATATTAATCGGCTTGTACTTTCCTTTCAATAATTAATGATAATGGTTATCATATCTTAACTTACATTTATTTATTATTTTGTTTGATAACTTATACATTTTAAAATATTGATTGTAAAAAATTTAATAAGATAGGCTATAAATTACTATTACTCCTCTATTCATTAGCTTTTTCCAAAATAAAGTTGTATAGTATAATTAGTATTAATTACCATTCAGTGCGAAATTCGAGGTGATCATATGTCAAATAAGCTTGATTTACGTGTATTAAAGACGCGAAAAAATATAAAAACATCGTTTGTTAACTTATTACTAGTTAAAGATTTTAAGGATATTACAATTCAAAATATCATAGATGAAGCATTGATAGGACGATCAACTTTTTATGATCATTATTACGATAAATACGATTTACTTACGCAATTGGTAGAAGAGACACTAGATGATTTTAGAATATTTATTAATAGTAGATTCATTTTAAAATCTCATGAAGATTTTATCTACTTTTTTTCAAACTTGATAGAATATTATTCAAAGCAGCGAAATGCATTCTTAGCATTATTAAAAGTCCATACTGAGTCTGTTGATTTATATAGAAGTTTGTTTAACATATTAAAGGACGGTTGTTCCTCATACTTTGATAATATAAACATTGAACTTAAATCTAAAATTCCCAAAGAATTCTTTTGCCGTATGTATGCTTCAACTGCTATTACTTCAATTCAATGGTATATAGAGAATGATGAAAAATATACTCCTGAATATCTAATGGAATCATTCGATACATTGAAAACATTGGTTTCCAGCTTACTTTAAAATATGATTATCAATATTCCAGTTATTACATAAGATTTGTTTCTTTTACATAAACCAATTATAATTAACGCAAAAGAAATAATAATGATATAACCACTTTCTTATACTTCACACTTTTCTACTTTTACGGACTAAATTCTCACAAAATACTATTAAAACAACAACTGCACTTAAATAAATATCTAAGTGCAGTTGTTGTTATTTATATACAATGTTTCATCTTAGTATTTGTTTCGCCCTTTAAGAAAATATAAAAACTTTTAACTGTATTCTTAATAATGGAGAAGAGATTTTATTAGAATATGAAGTAATAATTCACACATTAACTGATACTTCAAAGCTTAGTTTGATGGCTTAAACCTGCAGGATTAAGTATTTTCTTGCATTAACGTTATGAAGGACTTTAATGCTGGAGAAATCCATTTGTCCTTATGGCAAATAACTTGTGTCCTAATATCAAAAGCTGGTCCACTCCAATTAAGTTCTATTAACTGTTTGCTATCCAATTCATTAAGAACAGTAAACCGTGGAAGTAATGTTATACCAAAACCCAAAATAGTAAGCTGCTTAATTGTTTGAATATTACTAGTTTCTAAGGTTATTTTAGACGTAACCTTTGTATCTGATAAAATTTTTTCAAAAATACTTCTGAAGAAGCATCCTTGTCTGGTAAGTAACAGTGGATGTTCTGACAAATCTTCGGAGCAAACACTGCCCTTTTGTAGTAAAGGGTGGTTAGGAGCAACTAATAACGATACTGGTTCTTCTTGACTGGATTTTATAACAAATTCAGGATAAGATATTTCCGAATCTAGTAAAATTGCTACATCAATTTGGTTATCCCGCAATAATGATTGTAGTTCCCGGGAATTACCGGTTTTTAGAACAAGTTCAACCTCAGGATAAAGTTCATTGTATTCTTTTAGAATGTTAGGAAGTTTAAAAGCGCAAATAGATTCAACCACACCAATAGAAAGGGTTCCTTTGATAATATTTGAATCAGAGGCAACACCTTTAGCATTTTCCCAGATATTGAGCAATTGTTTGGCGTATAAAAGAAATTCTTTTCCTTCAGAGGTTAAGAATATTTTTTTGCCAATTCTCTCAAATAATTGAATACCTAATTCTTTTTCTAGTAACTGAATTTGAGAAGTAATAGATGACTGTACATATCCCAATACATTTGCTGTTTGAGTAAAACTATTCAATCTTGCAACAGCTGTAAAGGTTACTAATTGTTTCATATCCATATTTTTCACCCTTTGTTATCGAAATTATTAATTATAATTACAAAAACTATTCACTAAACTAATTAATATGCTCATAATAACATAACCTTAGAAAAAAATCCATGACCACAAGAACATTTACAAGGTCATGGATTTTATTAGATTTTCACACAATTGTAATTTTATTGAACCAGTTGTCCTGTGGAATGATTAAAAATTTAAGCTGATACCTTTTTTAGAACTAATATGAAATAAAAACATTGTTAAACTTATACAACAAGCGATTAGCATTATAAAAGGCCAAACTGCAGTTATACCAAATTTATTTATATACCCACCCATGGAAAGTATGCCAATAGCTCTTCCTAATGAGTAACAAATGAACATTAAGGAGGAGTAACGTCCTCTCATTTCTTCATTACTATTGTTTGCAAGATATACTCCAAAGTTTGTAGAATTTAGTATTTCTCCAATAGTCCAAAAAATTGTAGACAATATGAAAAGAGGAAAATGCCTAGAGAAGCCTATCATTCCAAAACCAATAGCGTATAAAATACCTCCAAAAGTTATATTAATAAGAGAGGATTTTTTTCTCATTAAATAGGTTATTACGGCTGTTAGTGAAACAACTGTAATTGCATTAATACTCATCAAGTAACCGAAAAATACAGGACCTTTACCATCGAATAAGCTATTTAACATAAGTGGCAATGAAAAACTGTTTTGTGCGTAGATAAAACTATACATTAAATACATAAATAGAAAAAATGTGATTTTATAGTTTGTTTTTAACTCATGTATAAAGCCTGGCTTATTTTTGGTGTTAACTTTTAAATTTCTTTTCCCTTCATCTTTTATATTAAATACCACTAGGCCCACTGCGGCAAAAGAAGTAGCAGCATCGCAAATAAAAAACAATTTTAAATAATTATTAAACATAAACCCAGCTAAAAGTGTTCCAAGGGATACACCTAAATTCACCCCTAAATACAAAAGGGATTGTCCAGTTTTTCTTTTATTTGGAGGTAAAAAGTCATATAACATTGTATTTACTGTTGGCTTAACAGATGCGCTAAAGAAAGCCGATAGGAAAATTAAAATAACGATCCATATTTTGTTATTTATGAAGACACATGATAATATACATAATCCCGATAATGTTTGGGATAAAATATATGTGCCCTTTCGACTCCAATAATCAGAGATAATACCTCCCAGCATAGAACCTGGAATCTGCAATAGAACTATGCAAGTTACCAGTATGCTAGCTGTTTTTGAATTGAATTGTAATTTATTAATTAGAAACATTGCTAAAAATGGGACAACAAAATCACCAAGTCTATTTATTAATTGAATCCAAAATAATATATATACGTTTTTTGGTAATCCTTTGTAAAGTTTTATAAAATTAAACATTTGTATCTCCTTTATTTAGTGCTTTAAAAATTGTTTAATAGATGTGCCATGAAATTATATACAAATATAAGTTAAGGAGATTGTAGTCAAATTTTCTAATATATATATATCCAAGGCTAGACTAACTCCAGAATAATTATACTCCTTGATCATCATTAGCTATGGAGTATTAATACCCTAGTTCTTCTCCAATGACTAATACGGTTATATTGCTTTGCAGAGGCTTTCGTTTAATGACAGAATAAACTCTGCATCCCCTGGTACTACTATGACAATCCATGCAAACTCCTGTTTTAATACAAGGATTGTCCCAATTTAATTTTTTTATGTTCAATGGTGCAGCTATAGTTTCATTTCTATTGAATGCTTCTTCAGTGTCACGGCATATTTTATTTACTCCAGCAGCTATTATAACCTTTTGAGGACCAAAGGTCATTGCGCTAACCCGGTTACCAACACAATCAATGTTTACCAATTCCCCATCCAATG harbors:
- a CDS encoding efflux RND transporter periplasmic adaptor subunit → MNRKRKILMIAVFAVMLLTLIGIGYYYWYNNAYFVTTDDARVTGDIIKVSPQISGKLLEFNIEEGDRVLQDQILGRQEMGSLPDSSVDQSIIRAPISGIIIKKVGNIGEIEAAGQSIAMIVDPQKLYITANIEETKLGRIKEGQPVDISIDQIEGKLFKGKVNYVGEAANSTFSILPSSASGTFTKVVQKIPVKIEIDKADNELLPGTNAVIKIHIR
- a CDS encoding efflux RND transporter periplasmic adaptor subunit, whose amino-acid sequence is MKKCILWIMVLMLLVTSNISGCSNNKNNNTTIDETAIIPDQKINYFMSGKVEADESAAITSKINARVSSMNVDVGDAVSEGDSIITLDSKDMEAEAQQAQAAVEVAQANLNKVKSGSRPEQIEEAEAAVESAKANYENVKTTNERNKVIFDAKGMSKSALEQSETALVTAEATYKSAQAALDMLNKGETSESIAIAESQVKSAQAALNTAQVQLENGVIKSPISGVITAKNINEGELATAGTILLSIVNLDTIIVNSYVPSTDINKISVNQEVKIKISEVPDKEFDGEISVIDPVIDSKNKSVLVKVLFKEKNPLLKPGMFAEVGIEE
- a CDS encoding TetR/AcrR family transcriptional regulator C-terminal domain-containing protein, giving the protein MSNKLDLRVLKTRKNIKTSFVNLLLVKDFKDITIQNIIDEALIGRSTFYDHYYDKYDLLTQLVEETLDDFRIFINSRFILKSHEDFIYFFSNLIEYYSKQRNAFLALLKVHTESVDLYRSLFNILKDGCSSYFDNINIELKSKIPKEFFCRMYASTAITSIQWYIENDEKYTPEYLMESFDTLKTLVSSLL
- a CDS encoding LysR family transcriptional regulator encodes the protein MDMKQLVTFTAVARLNSFTQTANVLGYVQSSITSQIQLLEKELGIQLFERIGKKIFLTSEGKEFLLYAKQLLNIWENAKGVASDSNIIKGTLSIGVVESICAFKLPNILKEYNELYPEVELVLKTGNSRELQSLLRDNQIDVAILLDSEISYPEFVIKSSQEEPVSLLVAPNHPLLQKGSVCSEDLSEHPLLLTRQGCFFRSIFEKILSDTKVTSKITLETSNIQTIKQLTILGFGITLLPRFTVLNELDSKQLIELNWSGPAFDIRTQVICHKDKWISPALKSFITLMQENT
- a CDS encoding MFS transporter, giving the protein MFNFIKLYKGLPKNVYILFWIQLINRLGDFVVPFLAMFLINKLQFNSKTASILVTCIVLLQIPGSMLGGIISDYWSRKGTYILSQTLSGLCILSCVFINNKIWIVILIFLSAFFSASVKPTVNTMLYDFLPPNKRKTGQSLLYLGVNLGVSLGTLLAGFMFNNYLKLFFICDAATSFAAVGLVVFNIKDEGKRNLKVNTKNKPGFIHELKTNYKITFFLFMYLMYSFIYAQNSFSLPLMLNSLFDGKGPVFFGYLMSINAITVVSLTAVITYLMRKKSSLINITFGGILYAIGFGMIGFSRHFPLFILSTIFWTIGEILNSTNFGVYLANNSNEEMRGRYSSLMFICYSLGRAIGILSMGGYINKFGITAVWPFIMLIACCISLTMFLFHISSKKGISLNF
- a CDS encoding lactate utilization protein; the encoded protein is MDNKKWHDKVIGERVVESLKDNFFDAIYFETSVEATTYIMDYIKEGDKIGFGGSATIYEMGIQKKALDKKAIVLDHNNPALSKDEKQAIRRQQLTCDLFLCSSNAITLDGELVNIDCVGNRVSAMTFGPQKVIIAAGVNKICRDTEEAFNRNETIAAPLNIKKLNWDNPCIKTGVCMDCHSSTRGCRVYSVIKRKPLQSNITVLVIGEELGY